In Leishmania braziliensis MHOM/BR/75/M2904 complete genome, chromosome 14, the following are encoded in one genomic region:
- a CDS encoding putative delta-4 fatty acid desaturase: MPGLKKDVLSIEGIYYDTEKLARIHPGGAVMVRLCNGRECTAIFLTYHRRRFPHALYEEYQVPKEQVHPDSLIEQRQQPRYESYLELCSRIQPIIAQTKGFAPWYYYLKAGLWLAVMLGLDLYSLFYHRAYFLTLIQSFSMAMVGLNVQHDANHGALSRNWRVNRVLGFSQDLLGGSSIRWIVNHNYIHHVYTNEPERDADLDIPLLRLHSGIPVRLAYCLQQFYILLLEAFFGPVHVLSNIIFLAKGPNEKQRLLKRQWGMSLCLLSIIPYRLVCNFLHATSFGDGVVNCLLQYMPGGFYLAGFFLMSHNFDGAKKVGTSDGRDFVACQTETSCNFGGWWWGQINGGLNFQIEHHLFPRVHHSYYAYLAPVVRQFCKERGFPYVSYKTFQENMMSTFRHMEQYGRGQEKVKSA; this comes from the coding sequence ATGCCCGGCCTCAAGAAGGATGTACTGTCGATTGAAGGCATCTACTATGACACGGAGAAGCTTGCACGGATTCACCCTGGCGGTGCGGTGATGGTACGACTCTGCAACGGCCGCGAGTGCACGGCGATCTTTCTGAcctaccaccgccgccgcttcccCCACGCGCTCTACGAGGAGTACCAAGTACCCAAGGAGCAAGTGCATCCTGACAGTCTCATCGAGCAACGCCAGCAGCCGCGCTACGAGAGTTACCTCGAGTTGTGCAGCAGAATTCAGCCAATTATTGCACAAACCAAGGGCTTTGCTCCGTGGTACTACTACCTGAAGGCGGGGCTCTGGCTAGCGGTGATGCTCGGGCTCGATCTCTACTCCCTGTTCTACCACCGTGCGTACTTCTTAACTCTGATTCAGTCGTTTTCCATGGCCATGGTCGGCCTGAACGTCCAGCATGACGCCAACCACGGCGCACTGAGCCGCAACTGGCGCGTTAACCGCGTTCTGGGGTTCTCCCAGGATCTGcttggcggcagcagcatcaggTGGATTGTGAACCACAACTACATCCACCACGTCTATACTAATGAGCCGGAGCGGGACGCCGATCTTGATATTCCGCTGCTCCGCTTGCACAGTGGGATCCCGGTCAGGCTGGCCTACTGCCTGCAGCAGTTTTACATCCTTCTTCTCGAGGCCTTCTTTGGTCCTGTGCATGTGCTCTCGAACATCATCTTCCTCGCCAAGGGCCCGAATGAGAAGCAGCGTCTCCTCAAGAGGCAGTGGGGCATGAGTCTGTGCCTGCTCTCCATCATTCCCTACCGTCTTGTATGCAACTTTCTGCACGCGACGAGCTTCGGCGACGGCGTGGTGAACTGCCTGCTGCAGTACATGCCTGGCGGCTTCTACCTTGCCGGCTTCTTTCTCATGTCACACAACTTCGACGGCGCCAAAAAGGTTGGCACGAGCGACGGGCGCGATTTTGTTGCCTGTCAGACGGAGACGAGCTGCAACTTTGGTGGCTGGTGGTGGGGTCAGATAAACGGTGGCCTCAACTTTCAGATTGAGCACCACCTTTTTCCACGAGTGCACCATAGCTACTACGCTTACCTCGCACCGGTTGTGCGCCAGTTTTGTAAGGAGCGCGGCTTTCCCTACGTCAGCTACAAGACGTTTCAGGAGAACATGATGAGCACGTTTCGCCACATGGAGCAGTACGGGCGTGGCCAGGAGAAAGTGAAGAGCGCCTAG